The DNA region ACAGTCAAGGGAGGGCCTCTTGGAGGAGATGATGCCTTTGCCAAAATGTGAAAGAAGTGAGTGAGCGAGCTGTGCAACATCAGGGGGgaagggaacagccagtgcaaaggccctgaggtcagagAGAATCTGATAAGTTTTAGGGCAGcaggaaggccagtggggctggagtAGAGAAAGCCAGGCGGAAGATGTAGAAGGTGAGGTCCTTGAGGCAAGGGGGCAGGGGCAGATCTTTATGAGGCTCGAGGACTGAGGTGAcagctttggcttttactctgagtagGAACCACCTAAGGGCTCTGAGCAGAAGAGGAGCATGATATGACTCAGTGTGGGGAGCAGACTGTGGAAGgtaagggcagaggcagggaactGGTGAGGAGGTGACTGCAGTGGCCCAAGGGAGAGAAGATGGTGGTTGGGACCAGGGTAGAGGccgaggaggtggggagaagtggcTAGATTCAGATTTTGTATACCCTCTCACATCTGTCCCCACAGGCCAAGCCCTTATTCAAATCCACACGGAGCCTGCCGACTGTGGAGACCTCACCCCAGCCGGCTCCTCAGACCTATGGCGAGTACGCCATCTCAGGACCTCCAGGAGGGTCTGGAGCCACACGCCCCATAGGGCCAGAACCCCTGGCAGGAGAGACCCCCAACCAGGCCCCCAAACCGGGAGCAAAATCCAACAGCATCATTGTGAGCCCCCggcaggtgaggagggggctggagaagTGGGGCTTTGGGGTTTCTGGTGGGAAACGTGGTTACAGGGAGGGCTTTCTAGTGGACAAGGAAGGAGGTCTGAGTTCTAGCCATTATGCCCTCAACAGcaccattcatccattcaactaGCGTGTGTGGGTTGAGGATGCCccatgtcttagtctgttcaggcttctataacaaaaataccatagactggtggtctgaacaacaaacatttatttctcacagttctggaggctgagaagtccaagatcaaggcgctggcagattcggtgtctagtgaggacctgcttcctgattcatagacagccatcttctcactgtgtcctcacagcgtaggaaagggtgagggagctctctggggtctcttttataagagcgctaatcccattcatgagggttccaccttcatgacctgatcacctcccttcacctcctaatatcatcacattggggggtagtatttcaacctatgaattttggggagacacagacattcagtccatagcaccccAACTCTTATGGTTGGGGGCATGATTGTGTTCATGAAGCTACATTTCCTGTCCCCAGGTTTGTCCATTTATTCAAAAACAGTTGAACACAGGCCCAAGTTTGAATTCCGCTCTGCCACACAGTAGCTTTGTCATCTTGGGCATCATCTTGGGtgacttaacccctctgagcctttAAAATGGGGGTTCACCCACTTATAATCCATAAATATCTTCAGAGGTTACCTGGTGCAGTTCTAAGCTCTGGAGATAGCAGATAAAGTCTCTGCCATTGACGGGGCTGGCATTCTGGAAGGAGAGAGCAGCAGTATACAAAGATAATAATGGGACTCAAGAACATGAAATATGCTCAAAATtgttagccatcagggaaatgcaaaccaaaaccacaatgagataccacttcacaccctaGAATCAAAAGGATAGACAATAACAAGGGTGGGGAGAGTGTGGAGgagttggaaccctcatacactgctggtgggaatgtaaaatggtgcagccagtTTGGAAAACCGCCTGGCAGTTCCTCAGAcatttaaacatagagttatcatatgaccttGCAGTTCCACCTCTAGGTATatatgcaagagaaatgaaaatacggTCAACCTTCTGCAACCACGGATACAAAACCCGCAGAcacggagggccaactgtactacgTCATCTGTGGATTTTGATATCCAGGGGGTCCTGGGACCAATCCTCTGTGGATACTGAGCGACCACTGTCttctgtccacacaaaaatctagtacacaaatgttcacaacagcgttattcacaatagccaaaaagtggaaacaacccaaatatctagcAAATGATGACtagtttttttcacttagcataatgctctcagggttcatccatgttgtagcatgaattactacttcattcccttttgttgctaaatagtattccattgtatggatatgccacttTTTGTTtgtccatccatcatccattgatggacatttgggttgttcatatttttcaattattatgaaaatgctgctgtgaacatttgtgtactgCTGTTaacatatgtttccatttctcttgggtatttatctaggagtggatttgctgggtcgtatggtaactgtatgtttaactttctcAGGCACctccaaactgtcttctaaaaggctgcatcattttacattcccaccagcagtagaTGAAGGTTCCATTCTCACCATATCCTCACCACTTGTCATTGTCTGTCTTTTGGATTTcggccattctaatgggtgtgaagtggacaaaatacttctttaaaaattaaaattgggataaacaacaaggtcctactgtatagcacaggaaattatatacaatatcctgtgataaactgtgatggaaaagaatatttaaaaatgtatatatatatatatatgtataactgaatcactttgctgtacagcagaaattaacatgacattgtaaatcaactgtgcttcagtttaaaaaaataaattaaataaaattagatcccACCCCTCCCTTGCCCAAAGCCCTTCCATGGCTCCCAGTGCCTCAGGTCCAGATGGCCCAGAGCCTGTGGGACTTGGGACCCCTGTAGACCCTTCCCACCCCAGCTGCTCTGACCACTCCACAGTCCACCCCGAGAGCAGATACCACACCCTTATTAGAGCTGAATTCCACCTCACTTGGTAATTACATGTTCGTCCCTGAGATGCTTTTGTttaatgtctgtgtcccccacaAGGGCAGGGATCTCTGTCCTCTTGGTCAcggctgtatccccagcacttagacacacagtaggcactcagatACCTGAATAGATTAGAGCTTGACTTGCTCAAAGTATTTTGGTCTTGGGCTACAGGGTAGAGCTTGAGGCgggggtttatttatttcttttggctgtgttgggtcttcattgctgcgcgtgggcttttctctagttgtggcaagcgggggctactcttcgtcatggtgtgcgggcttctcattgcggtggcatctcttgttgcagagcacgggctctaggcgcatgggcttcagtagttgtggcacatgggcttcagtagttgtggcacatgggctcagtagttgtggctcacgggcttagttgcaccgcggcatgtgggatcttcccggaccagggatccagcccgtgtcccctgtactggtaggtggattcttaaccaccgcaccaccaggaaagtctgtGAGGGGTGTTTAGAGAGAGGAGTCTGCTGGGCACATGCCAGGCTTTCGGGGCTCTGACCCTGTGGAGGGTCACAGGCCACGGTGAGGAGCTTCCTCCTGAGGGCACTGGGAAGCCGTGGCAGGGCTTAGAGCTGGAGAGGGGCAGCTTTGTGCTTTAGGAAGAGCCGTCTGGCTCCTGTTTGGAGGGTGGCCAGGAGGGGACACCACTGGGGCAGGAGaccaggaggaggtggggtgggggcatggCAGTGGAGGGGGAGGAATTCATGGGGAATGCTTAGAAGGTAGATGTCCCACCTGGTgggtgagggggagagggaagcgtGTAGGACAAGGCCTGGGATGGTGGGGCCGTCCCTGagttggggctgggagggggagcaGGTGTGGAGGCCAGTGCTGAGTGCAGTGAGGTAGATACCCGGGGACACGTGTCCTGTGGACCACAGGACAcacgggctggggctggggggagggctgggctgaGAGAGACCTGGGGACCCTTTAGTTAAGGCCtagggccagggaggaggggcctAGGTCAGAGCCCCAGTACCAAGAACATtccaggctgaggaggaggaagagtctggggagaggaggagagcagaGCTGGAGAAGCCCCAGGTGCaaagcaggaggtggggggaggggccctggggtgGCGGTGGTCCCAGGGTCACTCTGCTAATGGCTTCggttctccctccccccagaggGGCAACCCTGTGCTGAGGTTTGTGCGCAACGTGCCCTGGGAGTTTGGCGATGTGCTTCCCGATTACGTGCTGGGCCAGAGCACCTGTGCCCTCTTCCTCAGGTGAGCTCTGGGGGCCACCCACCCTCAAGGTGGCCTGGGAGGGGTGTGCTCTGGGTGTTCTGGGCCGTTGTATGGGAGACCTCTGGGCACGGCCCGGGCCTAGGTGTGACCCTGGGTGGGAGGCAGAGATCTTGGCTTAGAGGTGTCCGAAGCAAGAGCTGGGCCCCGGACTCTGGGTCTGAGGGACGAGGGGccggggcctggatcctggggctgaggggggagggcctgggggcctggatcctgggtctgagggaggaggggtcgGGGGCCTGGActctggggtgagggaggagggggcctcaTGTCCTGGACACCAGGACTGGAGCCAGGATTTCTGTAACCCTCACCACAGTTAGATAAGTTTCCCTCCACTCCTgggggcccctccctccctgcagggtATGAGAGCTAGTGGCTGCTGAGCAGAGATGTCCCTTTGTTCCTGGGTGGCAAAGCCACCCCACCGCATCCGTGCCAGCGCCCTCTGAGGTCAAAGCAGGCAGTCCCGGGGATGGGCCCTGCTTCCCAAGACCAGCTGTACAGCACCACCCCCTGACCCCGGTACACACTCTCTAGGGTTTCCTGGTCTCTGCCTGAAACCTAAAGTCCTTCTCTTCCTCGGTGAAGAATCCGGGGGTCCACCCTTCCAGGGAGTCAGAGCCGGGCACCCCTCACTGCCAGTCCCCCTGTGCCCCTTTCTTGaagggtgaccttgggcaagtcacttaacctctctgagcctcagatctGCCTGTGCTCCCCAAGCCCTCTGCCTTCCAGCAAGAGGGGAGAAGGGCTTCTGGGGTCTCTTAGCCGGAGACCTCCcaacccctccctctcctgccccccagcCTCCGTTACCACAGCCTCCACCCAGACTACATCCATCAGCGGCTGCAGAGCCTGGGGAAGAGCTTCGCCCTGCGGGTCCTGCTCGTCCAGGTGGATGTGGTAAGCAGGGGTCACTCCTCCATGGGCCTCACtgtccccatctgtgaaatggggagccTTGGGCCTCCCGGTTGCCTGGCGGACTGTTGAATCTCTTCCAAGGAGAAATGCAAGTTGGAACCCCAGTGGGGACTTTCTCACATCTGAGATGGACAGCCGTGTTGGCGAGGAGGTGGAGGGTCAGATTACccgtctcctccttccccacacccccttcaaccaggccctgccctctgccaCTTCAATACTTCTTGAACCTGTTTCATTCTATCCTCACAGCCGGGCCCTGATCCAGGCCCTTTCCTCTCTCGCCTgggtccctgccccagcctcttctCTTGTCTTGTGGCCTCCAACTTCGACCCTGCAGTAGTCAGAGGGGTCTTCTGACACACAGATCTGATGTCCCAACCCCTCTGTGGTCCCCCAGTGCCCTCCATGGCCCGTGAGGCCCAGTGTCACCCGATCCCTGCCCAGCTCTCCCGGTTCATCTCTAAGCCTCCACGTGATCACCCTTTCATTTCACAGCCTCCGTCCCATAGTGGTGAATTGTATTTCCTCAagccttccttcccctcccttcctttgcACACGCTGTTCCCTATGCCTGGAATTCCCTTTTCTGCTCTTTGTTGCCCTCACTCCTCATCCTCCTTCAGGTCCCAGCTCAGATATCCCCTCCTCTAGGAAGCTCTCCCTAATCCCCCAGGTAGGACAGACGCTCCTCtggctctcccaccccagccctggccactCTTGAGTCATCACTGACTGGGGACTGTCTGTCCCCTTCATCAGACTGTGAGTCCCAGGAAGGCACAGCCAGGGCTGTCCCGGTCACTGCTGGGTCCTGCACAGGCTGGGCACCCAGTTGGAGATTAGGGAGTGTCAGTTGAGTGAAAGGCTCTTGGCATCCTAAGCTGCTCTGCTTCCAAGACTATAATTCTTTGCTTTCTGCCAGATCCCTCATTCTAATTTCCTTCTCCACTCAGAAAGATCCTCAGCAGGCCCTCAAGGAACTGGCTAAGATGTGCATCCTGGCCGACTGCACCCTGATCCTTGCCTGGAGGTGAGATGGAGGCTCCCCTCCCAGGTCAGGCTCTATCCTGAGAGTTATTGCCCCTTCTGCCCCCAGATCTTCCCAGCCCTTCTTCCTCCCATAAACTCCCTGTGTGAGTCTGGTCCAGGCActgcctctctgggcttcaatttctttatctgtaaagtagGGTCTTAATATCTTTCTTATAGGGTTGTAGGCACAAAAGCAGGTGACGTACATCAAATCCCAGGACCACACTAGGCGCTTATGAGTTAGACATAAAATCTGGCTGAATAATTAATTTCAAGTCTAGGTTTCTAAAGACCATTTTGATTGGCTCTCCATAGGGAAAAGAAGACTTCCCTTCCTCACACCATAATCAGAACAAAATCTTGATAATTATAgacacaaaaagcaaaactacagtaaaagtattcaaagaaatcttataaaatatatatatatttattatgatcCTGTGGTAGGGAAAGTCTTCCAAAACAAGACCCAAAACCTAGACACCATAAAGGAAAAGGTTACTCAATTtgagtaaattaaaatttaaaaacttccagaTGGTAAGAGATACTGTAAACAAAGGTAAAAGACAAGTGACAAACTAAGAGAAAATACttgttatatataaaacaaacacttACAATCcctaatttatatatgtatatataaattttatatttatacagttcaaatatatataaatgtttatattcataggaatgtatttaaacatttattatatatttacgtgttatgtgtatatatatatacatatatatgtgtgtgtatatatatatatatacacacatatatatatataaagagccTCTTGcaattcagtaagaaaaagatagcccgatttttaaaagtctaacaCAGGTTGCCAAGAACACATGAAAAAACTATCAACCACACAGCTTATCAGGAaaagtaaattttcaaaaaatgaggTGTTATTTTTCACCCATTAATTTGGTGAAAACGTCAGGTGGATAATATGAAAGGGGCACCTGCATGTTTGGTTGGCAGGAGACTTGATTGGCTATTAAAACAGAAAGTAGACATACTCTTCAACGCAGAAATTCCCCCACTAGGAATATCTCCCCTTCGATCATCCCTCCTTGGGTGTGCAAATCCACAGTGGCGTGGGCCTTCCTGGCACCATCCGTGCAGTAAGCTGCAGGACCAAACAGcatgatattttaatttacttataaaaggaaggaaaatgagccATGCTTATGAACAGATACAGATGTGAATAAACTGAAGGGGCTCCAAGGGGTCCAAGCTGTGAACAGTGTTGAACCTTGGGAATGGCACAAGGGGAGGTCCTGAGGGGAGGGAGACTTCTATCCTCtgcccttctcttttcttctgaataTGTAATGGTTAGTTTCTTTTGTTAAAGAATAGGTAGCATATTCATGTAGTTCAAAACTCAGAGgtgattatatatatactatatatataagtatttgtaagtattgtaaaatgtaaatatataaatattgtaagtggatataagtatatatgagcatataagtaatatataagtataatatatacatttatataagtatatatattttataagtatatataatatatacctatatcatatgtgtatatattaagaTATACAATCACTTGATTTTTGAactacatatgtaatatatatatatataccgtttttatattgctttcagatactgtatatgtgtatacagtatatatataaatggtagTATATGCCCTTAAAAGTCTCTCtcttctgccccttccctcccactctaCTCCCCTCACCTTTACAGGTCACCATTATTGttggtttctttatttccttccaacGTTTCTATAAAACGCAAACACGTGTGAAAacatcttaattttctttcttagacAGAAGTAAGCCTAGTATATATACAGTTCTGTGCCCTGTGTGGTCATGTCATTATCTGGAGGTCTTTTCTATATCAGTGTAGAGAGCAGCCTCATTATTTTTTACAGCCGTGTAGTATTCTAATATAGTgtccacataaaaaaattaatagactttttttagagaaattttaagtttatagaaaaattgattggaaagtacagagagttcccacataccccccctccccctgcacacaGTTTCTGCAATTATTTATATCTTGTATTAATTAGTgcggtacatttgttacaactgatgaactaATATTGCGAtaccattattattaactaaagtccacagtttacattagggttctcTCTTTGTGTTTACATGCTATGGGTCTTGACACAGGTGTGATGTGTCCATAATTACTGTAttttacagaataatttcactgccctgaaaGGTCCTCTGTGCTCCCCCTTTTCATCCctttcttcccccagcccctggcaacctctgacctttttactgtctccgtagttttgccttttctagaatgtcatatagttggaatcatactgtatgtagcagaaatagaaaaatccacagTTCTCCTCGTGTGTTTGGAAAACCCATTTCTTCATCCTGTGCGTCTCCTTTACTCCTCACACAAAGCCCTTCACTGCTGGCCACCAAATATGTGGAGGATTTCCCCCACACCAAGCAGTTCTctgccagctgggtgtcctacagtttagctcagttctgacactgtctacctggagataacgtcagatcccacaggttaagggctcgcAGCgctgccccatcacacacacactgcaGGCGCCAGCCGCAAGCCCAGGTAATCCCCTGTGCTCTGACCAGCCGGCTATAGGTCAGGACCTCCAATGACCCCTTCCTCAGGTTTGATTATTTTGCTAgcgcagctcacagaactcagggaaacacttacttcTGCTTACCAGTTCAtcaaaggatatgataaaggacacggatgaagaggtacatagggcgaggtctgggagggtcccgagcgcaggagcttctgtccctgtggagccGGGGTGCGTCACCCTCCCGGCGTGGATGTGTTCGCCAGCCTGGAAGCTCCCCAAACCCCGGTACTAGTGttgggattttatggaggcttcTCACGTAGGCATGATCacttattaactccatttccagcccctctcccctctgg from Balaenoptera musculus isolate JJ_BM4_2016_0621 chromosome 19, mBalMus1.pri.v3, whole genome shotgun sequence includes:
- the ERCC1 gene encoding DNA excision repair protein ERCC-1 isoform X1, coding for MESVSRPQKDLAMDEEGVQKHAGPPTRKKFLIPVDEDEVPPPAAKPLFKSTRSLPTVETSPQPAPQTYGEYAISGPPGGSGATRPIGPEPLAGETPNQAPKPGAKSNSIIVSPRQRGNPVLRFVRNVPWEFGDVLPDYVLGQSTCALFLSLRYHSLHPDYIHQRLQSLGKSFALRVLLVQVDVKDPQQALKELAKMCILADCTLILAWSPEEAGRYLETYKAYEQKPADLLMEKLEQDFVSRVTECLTTVKSVNKTDSQTLLTTFGSLEQLIAASREDLALCPGLGPQKARRLFDVLHEPFLKVPR
- the ERCC1 gene encoding DNA excision repair protein ERCC-1 isoform X2, with amino-acid sequence MDEEGVQKHAGPPTRKKFLIPVDEDEVPPPAAKPLFKSTRSLPTVETSPQPAPQTYGEYAISGPPGGSGATRPIGPEPLAGETPNQAPKPGAKSNSIIVSPRQRGNPVLRFVRNVPWEFGDVLPDYVLGQSTCALFLSLRYHSLHPDYIHQRLQSLGKSFALRVLLVQVDVKDPQQALKELAKMCILADCTLILAWSPEEAGRYLETYKAYEQKPADLLMEKLEQDFVSRVTECLTTVKSVNKTDSQTLLTTFGSLEQLIAASREDLALCPGLGPQKARRLFDVLHEPFLKVPR